Proteins co-encoded in one alpha proteobacterium HIMB5 genomic window:
- a CDS encoding glycosyltransferase group 2 (PFAM: Glycosyl transferase family 2), with protein sequence MNNLTLLIPAKYESESLPNVLNELKKYNYKTFVILKENDKETIDSIKGFNINIIYQKGVGYGDALIEGINFCETEYFCIFNADGSFNPKEIPEIIRKIETNNLDFIFASRYEKNAGSEDDTIITFIGNYFFSLIGKIFFKLNISDILYTFVIGNSKKAKVLNLKSTDFRFCVELPIKAKKNNFKISTFPSFERKRIAGKKKVSAFKDGALILKKLIELYFKKTD encoded by the coding sequence ATGAATAACCTAACATTATTAATTCCTGCTAAATATGAGTCTGAATCTTTACCAAATGTACTAAATGAATTAAAAAAATATAATTATAAAACATTTGTTATTTTAAAAGAAAATGACAAAGAAACAATTGATTCTATAAAAGGGTTCAATATTAATATAATTTATCAGAAGGGAGTTGGATATGGAGATGCGCTAATTGAGGGTATCAATTTTTGTGAAACAGAGTATTTTTGTATATTTAATGCTGATGGCTCATTTAATCCCAAAGAAATTCCAGAAATTATAAGGAAAATAGAAACTAATAATTTAGATTTTATATTTGCTTCAAGATATGAAAAAAATGCAGGAAGCGAGGATGATACTATTATTACATTTATTGGAAATTATTTTTTTTCTTTGATTGGAAAAATTTTTTTCAAATTAAATATTTCAGACATTTTATACACTTTTGTTATCGGGAATTCTAAAAAAGCAAAAGTTTTGAATTTAAAAAGTACAGATTTTAGATTTTGTGTCGAATTACCAATAAAGGCAAAAAAAAATAATTTTAAGATTAGTACTTTTCCATCATTTGAAAGAAAAAGAATAGCTGGAAAAAAAAAAGTCAGTGCATTTAAAGATGGTGCTTTGATTTTGAAAAAATTAATTGAATTGTATTTTAAAAAAACTGATTAA
- a CDS encoding glycosyltransferase family 4 (PFAM: glycosyltransferase family 4) gives MTLEITKLGFIILASLFIFFVYSKINKLHKKSLDPHQMYSSDFLGSPIGGHIVFLFLLFFNFYLDYQELFFLFSIFLLGTLSDYKLFNSPKYRLLFQILIIITFVIFSKLNIESTRIQLVDQILENKFINIGFTAFCILIVINGSNFIDGLNGLTLGYYIILLLLLLNSNFDLINNFDKNILVNLFFLLVVLIIANFMGIVFLGDNGSYLLGFLFSIYLIKIHQINNDISPYFIILLLWYPCFEILFSIIRKFFLKVAAIDPDTDHLHQLIFLYFILKLKIKKKLLANNLSSLIINMYNFPIFLIGMMNYNNTNLQIILISINLTVYTIIYLILKKLKKNNLISFFKIQFN, from the coding sequence ATGACTCTAGAAATTACTAAGTTAGGATTTATAATTTTAGCTAGTTTATTTATCTTTTTTGTTTATTCAAAAATAAATAAGTTACACAAAAAAAGTTTAGACCCACATCAAATGTATTCATCAGATTTTTTAGGAAGTCCAATTGGTGGTCATATAGTATTCTTATTTTTATTATTCTTTAATTTCTATTTAGATTACCAAGAATTATTTTTTTTATTTAGTATTTTTTTATTAGGAACATTATCAGATTATAAATTATTTAATTCACCTAAGTATAGATTGTTATTTCAGATATTAATAATTATTACCTTTGTAATTTTTTCAAAATTAAATATTGAGTCAACCAGAATTCAACTTGTAGATCAAATATTAGAAAATAAATTTATTAACATTGGTTTTACTGCCTTTTGTATATTAATTGTTATTAATGGTTCTAACTTTATCGATGGTTTGAATGGTCTAACATTAGGATACTACATTATACTATTATTATTACTCTTAAATTCAAATTTTGATTTAATTAATAATTTTGACAAAAATATTTTAGTAAATTTATTTTTTCTACTTGTTGTTTTGATAATTGCAAATTTTATGGGTATAGTTTTTCTAGGAGATAATGGTTCATATTTATTAGGATTTTTATTTTCAATTTATTTAATAAAGATACATCAAATTAATAACGATATATCTCCATATTTCATAATTTTACTATTGTGGTATCCATGCTTTGAAATTCTTTTTTCAATAATTAGAAAATTTTTTTTAAAAGTTGCTGCAATAGATCCAGATACTGATCATTTGCATCAATTGATTTTTCTATATTTTATTTTAAAATTAAAAATAAAAAAAAAGTTATTGGCCAATAATTTATCATCATTAATTATAAACATGTATAATTTCCCAATTTTTTTGATTGGTATGATGAATTATAATAACACAAATTTACAAATAATTTTAATTTCTATAAATTTAACAGTTTATACAATTATCTATTTGATATTAAAAAAATTAAAAAAAAATAATTTAATCAGTTTTTTTAAAATACAATTCAATTAA
- a CDS encoding NAD dependent epimerase/dehydratase family protein (PFAM: NAD dependent epimerase/dehydratase family), with protein MFKKNSKIYIAGHKGLVGSAILRCLKTKGYKNIILRSRKQLDLKNQKMVLNFFKKYKPEFVFLAAAKVGGIHSNNKFKADFIYENLSIQSNLIHSSYLTGVKKLIFLGSSCVYPRNCKQPIKENYLLSGNLEKTNDAYAVAKIAGIKMCESYNNQYKTNFKCLMPTNTFGPNDNYNLMNSHFLPALIKKCHDIKLKNKKELILWGNGKAKREVVYVDDIADACIFFMKKNFKETIINIGTGKDYTIKNYAQKILKHIVPKKNIKIKYDHTKPNGTPRKVLNVSLAKKYGWVSKINLNQAISETYKDFLNK; from the coding sequence ATGTTTAAAAAAAATTCAAAGATTTACATTGCAGGACATAAGGGATTAGTAGGTAGTGCAATTTTGAGATGTCTTAAAACTAAAGGTTATAAAAATATTATTTTGAGATCTAGAAAACAACTTGATCTTAAAAATCAAAAAATGGTTTTGAATTTTTTTAAAAAATATAAACCAGAATTTGTTTTTTTGGCAGCAGCAAAGGTTGGTGGTATTCATTCAAACAATAAATTTAAAGCAGATTTTATTTACGAAAATTTATCTATACAATCAAATTTAATTCACTCATCATATTTGACAGGTGTGAAAAAACTTATTTTTCTTGGTTCAAGTTGTGTATATCCAAGAAACTGCAAACAACCAATTAAAGAAAATTATTTACTAAGTGGAAATTTAGAAAAAACAAATGATGCATATGCAGTTGCAAAGATTGCAGGAATTAAAATGTGTGAAAGTTACAATAATCAATATAAAACTAATTTTAAATGTTTGATGCCAACCAATACTTTTGGACCAAACGATAATTATAATCTGATGAATTCACATTTTTTGCCTGCTTTAATTAAAAAGTGCCATGACATAAAATTAAAAAACAAAAAAGAACTTATTCTTTGGGGTAATGGAAAAGCCAAAAGAGAAGTTGTGTATGTAGATGATATAGCTGATGCATGCATATTTTTTATGAAGAAAAATTTTAAGGAAACTATAATTAATATTGGCACAGGTAAAGATTATACTATAAAAAATTACGCTCAAAAAATTTTGAAACATATTGTACCAAAAAAAAATATAAAAATTAAGTATGATCACACAAAACCAAATGGAACTCCAAGAAAAGTTTTAAACGTATCATTAGCAAAAAAATATGGATGGGTATCAAAAATAAATTTAAATCAAGCTATATCTGAGACTTATAAAGATTTTTTAAATAAATAG
- a CDS encoding glycosyltransferase, family 1 (PFAM: Glycosyl transferases group 1) has protein sequence MTKKLVIFMPSIEGGGVEKNLFIISNYLSNKLDNIILVTASKEYKKKFKNIKIISPRINLKSSGRKLKYIFCLFELLKIFIKNRRISVLSFQANLYCIILSKIFNNKIIVRSNSSPSGWSKNFIKRKLFRIILNFADTIIVNSQDFKKEFKNMFNLQTIKIYNPLNKNEIIKLSKKKIRFPFFEKEKEFKIINIGRFTDQKDHITLLKSIYEIKSKINVKLLIIGRGINLSKMREFIKKKI, from the coding sequence ATGACAAAAAAATTAGTTATATTCATGCCATCTATCGAAGGTGGGGGTGTAGAAAAAAACTTGTTTATTATTTCAAATTATTTATCGAATAAATTAGATAATATAATATTAGTTACTGCTTCTAAAGAATATAAAAAAAAATTTAAAAATATAAAAATAATTTCACCTAGAATTAATTTGAAATCATCTGGAAGAAAATTAAAGTATATATTTTGTTTATTTGAGCTATTAAAAATTTTTATTAAAAACCGTCGAATTTCTGTACTTTCTTTTCAAGCAAATTTATATTGTATAATACTATCTAAAATTTTTAATAATAAGATAATTGTTAGATCTAATTCTTCACCATCTGGATGGTCAAAAAATTTTATTAAAAGAAAATTATTTAGAATTATCCTTAATTTTGCAGACACTATAATTGTAAATAGTCAGGACTTTAAAAAAGAATTTAAAAATATGTTTAATTTACAAACTATTAAAATTTACAATCCTTTAAATAAAAATGAGATAATTAAGCTATCTAAAAAAAAAATAAGATTTCCTTTTTTTGAAAAAGAAAAAGAATTTAAAATTATTAATATTGGAAGATTTACAGATCAAAAAGACCACATCACATTATTAAAATCCATCTACGAAATTAAAAGTAAGATTAATGTAAAATTATTAATAATTGGAAGAGGTATCAATCTTTCTAAAATGAGAGAATTTATAAAAAAAAAAATTTAG
- a CDS encoding glycosyltransferase group 2 (PFAM: Glycosyl transferase family 2) encodes MSKGKFLAFIDSDDVWKKSKLKDQISFMTKFNYQVSHTAYEIINEDGKKLALRNSKNLNFKNLRNSCDIGLSTVIIEKKILNKNQNFPNLKTKEDYFLWLSLSKKGVIFYYLNKSLTFWRVTQNSLSSSVLQKIADSFRVYNSFEKNFVVSILRSMILGFNYIKKKINDSRNY; translated from the coding sequence TTGTCAAAAGGTAAATTCTTAGCTTTTATAGATAGTGATGATGTTTGGAAAAAGAGTAAGTTAAAAGATCAAATATCATTTATGACAAAATTTAATTATCAAGTCTCACACACAGCTTATGAAATAATTAATGAAGATGGAAAGAAATTAGCTTTAAGAAATTCTAAAAATTTAAATTTTAAAAATTTAAGAAACTCATGTGATATTGGTTTATCAACAGTTATTATAGAAAAAAAAATATTAAATAAAAATCAAAATTTTCCTAATCTCAAAACAAAAGAAGATTATTTTTTATGGTTAAGTTTGTCAAAAAAAGGAGTAATTTTTTATTATTTAAATAAATCTTTAACTTTTTGGAGAGTAACACAAAATTCCTTGTCATCCTCTGTTTTGCAAAAAATAGCTGACTCATTTAGGGTTTACAATTCTTTTGAAAAAAATTTTGTTGTTTCAATTCTTAGGTCAATGATATTAGGTTTTAATTATATAAAAAAAAAAATAAATGACTCTAGAAATTACTAA
- a CDS encoding GDP-mannose 4,6-dehydratase (PFAM: NAD dependent epimerase/dehydratase family~TIGRFAM: GDP-mannose 4,6-dehydratase): protein MNIKKALIFGITGQDGSYLAEFLIKRGYEVHGVKRRSSSFNTGRIDHLYQDPHAKKRKFILHYGDVTDSLSVSTIIKKIKPDEIYNLAAQSHVAVSFEVPEYTANADAIGVLRILEAIKFHRLEKKTKFYQAGTSEMFGKVQQVPQTEKTNFYPRSPYGVAKLYAHWITVNYREAYKIFACNGILFNHESPVRGETFVTRKIVVALCKIKFGLQKTLFLGNLEAKRDWGHARDYVVAMWKMLQKKKPSDYVIATGKQYSVKEFVNLVLKELKIKYTWKGKGINSRCYDEKGNCIIACDKEYFRPLEVDTLLGKPKKAMKELDWKPKTNITSLVKEMVNSEILKIKNV, encoded by the coding sequence ATGAATATAAAAAAAGCTTTGATTTTTGGTATAACTGGGCAAGATGGATCTTATCTTGCAGAATTTTTAATTAAAAGAGGTTATGAGGTTCACGGAGTAAAAAGAAGATCATCCTCATTTAATACAGGTAGAATAGATCACTTGTATCAAGATCCTCATGCAAAAAAAAGAAAATTTATACTTCATTATGGTGATGTAACTGACTCCTTATCCGTTTCAACAATAATTAAAAAAATTAAACCTGATGAAATCTATAATTTAGCAGCCCAGTCTCATGTAGCTGTTTCATTTGAAGTCCCAGAATATACAGCAAATGCAGATGCAATAGGTGTATTGAGAATTTTAGAAGCAATTAAATTTCATAGGCTAGAAAAAAAAACAAAATTTTATCAAGCTGGTACATCAGAAATGTTTGGAAAAGTGCAACAGGTTCCCCAAACTGAAAAAACCAATTTTTATCCCCGAAGTCCATATGGTGTTGCAAAACTCTATGCTCATTGGATAACTGTGAATTATAGAGAGGCTTATAAAATTTTTGCATGTAATGGAATATTATTTAACCACGAGAGCCCTGTTAGAGGAGAAACATTTGTAACAAGAAAAATAGTAGTAGCTTTATGCAAAATTAAATTTGGACTACAAAAAACTTTATTTCTTGGAAACTTAGAGGCAAAAAGAGATTGGGGACATGCAAGAGATTATGTTGTGGCTATGTGGAAAATGTTACAAAAAAAAAAACCATCTGACTATGTGATTGCCACAGGAAAACAATATTCGGTAAAAGAGTTTGTTAACCTAGTATTAAAAGAACTTAAGATAAAATATACCTGGAAAGGTAAAGGAATTAATTCAAGATGTTATGATGAAAAAGGTAATTGTATTATAGCCTGTGATAAAGAATATTTTAGACCTTTAGAGGTAGACACTCTTTTAGGTAAACCAAAAAAAGCAATGAAAGAACTAGACTGGAAGCCAAAGACTAATATTACTTCATTAGTTAAAGAAATGGTTAATTCTGAGATTTTAAAGATAAAGAATGTTTAA
- a CDS encoding glycosyltransferase, family 1 (PFAM: Glycosyl transferases group 1): MADMFILTSKFEGLPNVLLEASALKKFIISTDCPTGPNEIVLNNKSGFLCKVNDFKDISKKISYYYNHRTKFKNKFINYDRHLKKFDFNENLKKYFYEINKIIK; the protein is encoded by the coding sequence ATGGCAGATATGTTCATCCTTACATCAAAATTTGAAGGACTTCCAAATGTTTTGTTGGAAGCATCTGCACTTAAAAAATTCATAATTTCAACTGATTGTCCTACTGGACCAAATGAAATTGTTTTAAATAATAAATCAGGTTTTTTATGTAAAGTTAATGATTTCAAAGATATATCAAAAAAGATTTCTTATTATTATAATCATCGAACCAAATTCAAAAATAAATTTATAAATTATGATCGACATTTAAAAAAATTTGATTTCAATGAAAATTTAAAAAAATATTTTTATGAAATTAATAAGATTATAAAATGA
- a CDS encoding methyltransferase, FkbM family (TIGRFAM: methyltransferase, FkbM family), translating to MIQFFTLQILKFFDFFHQRKFINFLKRRGIHKLSVFFDIGAHKGESIDLFCGNFEVDKIYSFEASSITFNTLKLKAEKLRTKFKKTKIFLENFALGSTNKKISIKHISESSSSTIREINKNSKYYKKKFFFLKKSNENSLYKEVEVEQILLSDYVQKNNIEVIDFIKIDTEGYEFEVLKGAENVLKKTHFILFEHHYDDMIMKNYYFSDIHEILKKNKFKRIYKSKMPFRKTFEYIYVNQEF from the coding sequence ATGATACAGTTTTTTACACTTCAAATTTTAAAATTTTTTGATTTTTTTCATCAAAGAAAATTTATTAATTTTTTAAAAAGGAGAGGAATTCATAAATTAAGTGTTTTTTTTGATATTGGAGCACATAAAGGGGAGTCTATAGATTTGTTCTGTGGTAATTTTGAAGTTGATAAAATATATTCTTTTGAAGCAAGTTCGATAACATTTAATACATTAAAATTAAAAGCTGAAAAATTAAGAACTAAGTTTAAAAAAACAAAAATTTTTTTAGAAAATTTTGCCTTAGGATCTACTAATAAAAAAATATCTATAAAACATATTAGCGAATCCTCATCTTCAACAATAAGAGAAATTAATAAAAATTCAAAATATTATAAAAAGAAATTTTTTTTTCTTAAAAAATCTAATGAAAATTCTTTATACAAAGAAGTAGAAGTTGAGCAAATATTATTAAGTGATTATGTACAAAAAAATAATATTGAGGTAATTGATTTTATTAAAATTGATACTGAAGGATATGAGTTTGAGGTTTTAAAGGGTGCTGAAAATGTTTTAAAAAAAACTCATTTCATCTTATTTGAGCATCATTATGATGATATGATTATGAAGAATTATTATTTTTCTGACATTCATGAAATTTTAAAAAAAAATAAATTTAAGAGAATATATAAATCGAAAATGCCATTTAGAAAAACATTCGAATATATATATGTAAATCAAGAATTTTAA